A stretch of Brassica rapa cultivar Chiifu-401-42 chromosome A08, CAAS_Brap_v3.01, whole genome shotgun sequence DNA encodes these proteins:
- the LOC103833287 gene encoding mitogen-activated protein kinase kinase kinase 18-like: protein MKTFLLSSRHSTNKKRKIVVTTPKKYHDQLGSSLQIINQKAFEAAVYKLSTASKSPVGLTAPPPNNDQSESSLQIINRSVFEAAVRKLPKTPKTSVSSSWVRSICLGEGAHGVVYLVIRNDYVNGDALPSKIAIKSAPLSSSFNMCDEERILKDLSSPHVISYYGSNIAPAETRPLGSDYNLILEYCSGGSIADFLKFRGTGMVESDVQLFALHILKGINYVHSKKIIHCDIKPANILLKPVNSSTILGCLMPNGFEPKLADFGLALRKTSDEYGDGCGFARGTLLYMAPELLCSGNLDYCADIWSYGCTILEMFTGKKPWSELGLTDRKELKDVIGNSSVLPELPMWLSDSARYFLGKCLEKDPQKRYDSMYLLEHKFLASIVGHSY from the coding sequence ATGAAAACCTTCCTACTTTCCTCCCGCCAtagtacaaacaaaaaaaggaagatAGTTGTGACCacaccaaaaaaatatcatgaTCAACTTGGTAGCAGCCTACAAATCATCAATCAAAAAGCATTTGAAGCGGCTGTTTACAAGCTATCCACGGCTTCTAAATCTCCAGTTGGTCTGACGGCACCTCCACCCAACAATGATCAAAGCGAGAGTAGCTTACAAATCATTAATCGTAGTGTCTTTGAAGCGGCAGTAAGAAAGTTACCCAAAACTCCTAAAACTTCTGTAAGTTCTTCATGGGTACGCTCTATCTGTCTTGGCGAAGGTGCTCATGGTGTTGTTTACTTAGTCATACGAAATGATTATGTGAATGGTGATGCTTTGCCATCAAAAATCGCCATCAAAAGTGCACCTTTATCATCTTCCTTCAATATGTGTGATGAAGAACGAATTTTGAAGGATCTTTCATCTCCTCATGTTATCTCTTACTATGGTAGTAATATAGCACCAGCTGAAACTCGACCCCTAGGGAGCGACTACAACTTAATCCTTGAGTACTGTTCTGGTGGGAGTATTGCAGACTTTCTCAAGTTCAGAGGAACAGGGATGGTGGAGTCCGATGTTCAGCTATTTGCGCTACACATCCTAAAAGGTATCAACTATGTACACTCAAAGAAAATCATCCACTGTGATATTAAACCAGCTAATATCTTGCTCAAACCGGTTAATAGCTCAACTATACTTGGTTGTTTAATGCCTAATGGATTTGAGCCAAAGCTTGCTGATTTTGGTTTAGCATTGAGAAAAACCTCAGATGAGTATGGGGATGGTTGTGGGTTTGCAAGAGGGACACTATTGTACATGGCTCCAGAGCTTTTATGTTCTGGAAATTTGGATTATTGTGCTGATATATGGTCCTATGGATGCACTATTTTAGAAATGTTTACTGGGAAGAAGCCTTGGAGTGAACTTGGCTTAACTGACAGGAAGGAATTGAAAGATGTTATTGGCAACAGCAGTGTCTTACCTGAGCTACCCATGTGGTTATCTGATAGTGCGAGATACTTCTTAGGAAAGTGCTTAGAAAAAGATCCTCAGAAAAGGTATGACTCTATGTATTTGCTGGAGCACAAATTTCTTGCTTCAATCGTTGGTCACTCTTACTAG
- the LOC103833288 gene encoding F-box only protein 8: MTRRRLQQREIPNDVVMEEILARLPAKSLMRFKCVSKVWSSLISSRYFSNRFLTVPTRPRPRIYMCLQDNNDYSNSVTLSLAPDTTNPNRFVVDHNLTCPRVGGYGPVLFKVAAISVSD, from the coding sequence ATGACGAGAAGAAGACTGCAGCAGAGGGAGATTCCTAATGATGTGGTGATGGAGGAGATCCTTGCGAGACTGCCGGCAAAATCTCTGATGAGATTCAAGTGTGTGTCAAAGGTTTGGTCATCGCTTATCAGCTCACGATATTTCAGCAACCGTTTTCTCACAGTCCCAACCAGACCTCGTCCTCGGATTTACATGTGTTTGCAGGATAACAATGACTACAGTAACTCTGTAACACTATCATTGGCTCCAGACACTACTAATCCTAATCGCTTTGTGGTTGACCACAATCTGACCTGCCCTCGGGTGGGAGGCTACGGCCCTGTTCTTTTCAAAGTCGCTGCGATTAGCGTCAGCGATTAA